The window CTCAATAAGAAAAAGATAATTGCGATTGCGGTAATGTGGATTACGGTAATCTTGCTCTACTGGTTTGATTTTGGCCTAGGGTTATTAGTCTCCTTATTCCTAGGTTTTATACACGTTATCCTAGAGTTTCCTTTAAATATGTTCAGTCTCAAAAAGCTTTTCTACTAGACATATCAATAGATTATTTCAAAATCAAGCAGAGTTATGGTTTTATTTTTTAGCGATTACAAAAAAATCTAGCAGACCAGCGCTGGACTGTATATGATCTATTTTATAATCCTCGGTTTTTGAAACATACTTTTCCTTTTTTGAAATACGTATACGATTGTATCTATTTGCCCACTCGTAACCAAAATGCTGTATAAATTTAGGAAGCTTTAAATATTGTTTTATTAGAAAGGTATTTTTAATCTTATTACTCATCTTTAAGCTTCGTAAATGATAATTATAAGATGCCTCATTAGCAAAAACACCTTTGAATTGTATGTTTTTAAAAACGCCTTTAAACAGAGACTGAAGATCGTCTTGATTGTACTCTCTATAATGCCATGGATTAACACCTGAAGACTCCTCTTTGTTAGGAGTCGTTAGAAATAATGCTCCATTATCATTCAGCAAATCAAACAGGTGCTTAATAAGCTCAAAATCTCGTTCAATATGTTCCAAAAACTGAAAACATAAAATTGTATCGTACTTTACTGAAGTGCTTAGTTTTTGATCTGGTAAGAAAGCTTTCACCTGCTTTATCGCATCAAAATTATTTAGGGATTTATTTTTGTTAAAAAGATGTAAGTTTTTATCTACAACGGTGAGACTACTTGTTTGATCTATATAAAATTTTATTCCATCTCCAGAGCCAACTCCGATTTCAAGCGTGCTACCTAAGTGATAATCTTGTAACGCTACATAAGCTGCAAGACACCTATTAAGTATGGGTTGATCAGTTTTATGTTGACTAGACGCTACTTCTGTACTAAATATCATTTAAAATGGAGTTTTTCCACTCGAGATAATCTGTATTAACTTTTTGAATTTTACTTAGATTATTTTGAATATAAGTTGGGTTAATCTTGTTGTAATTTACTAACATTTGATCAAGTAAATTCACTTTTGATTCTGCCGCTTCAAGGGTGAGTTGTCTATTCATCGGGCTTTTTTTTTCGATCATCCATTCTACTAGCATAATATTTTGTTCAATACTATTTTCCATTAATTCAAAAGCACTCTTGTTTTCTTTTAATTCATATAATCTTGCTGCGATATTAAATGCATTACCATCTTTAGGCAAGTCAAACTTATCATAAAAAAGATCTACATTTTTAGAGAGTTGATTAGCTAAATCAATTTGTTCATTTTTAATTAATTGGTTAGTTAAGTAATTTGCTTTTTTAATATAGAAATCAAGCAAAATGTTCATTTCTTGAGAATTCATACCATGGACATCAGAGGCTTTGAAGGAAAGTAAATTCAGAGCTCTATCTTTTAAATCAACTTTATTATCATCAACTAATAAGTATGGTGATGACATTCCTTGCTCTACAAATATCTTATTATCAATTGCCCAATTGGACTGAAGAAAAAGTTTTTGCTTATCGTTTAGTAAGGAAAGAATAGCAGTTCTTAATAATTCTGAATCTTCATCTACCATGGGCACCACCTCTTTGATGATATTTGTTTCAATTGCCTTTGAAAAAGCAGGGTCTCTTAACGATAAACTATTTAAACTCACTTTTGAAATAATATAATTATAGAGTTGGTTCCTGTAACTATCTAAATGCAAAAGCTCTATATTGATCCATACAACGGATCTATCACTATCTGCAAGCTGATACCAGTAGGGAAAGGTTAAGTTATCTCCATTTGCTAGAACAACACTATTTTCAGGAATACTATCTAAAATCCAGGTAGAAAATGCTTCATTAAAATCTTCGTTACTTTTATTCTGAACTTTAAAATTTTGTAAAACAAAAAGTAAAGTTAGCACTACAGTACTTATGAGAAATACCTTTTTAATTTTGGGAAAAAAATTGCAAAAGCATAAAACTCCTAGCATCGCATAAAATCCACAAATTATGAAGGAAAAAAAACTGATATAATCTCTTTCCCTTACTCTCAAACTACCTGGAGCTGGATTCAAATAAAGTATGATGGCTAATCCAGTTAAGAGAAAGGTAACTCCTAATATAATACCTAAATCCACATTTTTGAAAGAATAAATAATTCCCAAAAAAATGAATAGTAATGGAATACCTAAATAATCTACACTACCTATCTTATAATAACCCTTTAATGGGTTTGAATTGTATAAATAAGAACTTACAGAGTGATTGATATGCGTTCCAGAGTTTTTATGAATATTAGACCTTCCCAAAAAGTTGGTCCCTAGATATCTTAAATACAAGGAGTAAACTTGATAACTCCATGTAAAATGGTGTCCATCATGGCTATTTCTTATGGAGGCGTCATCCCACTTAGGGTATTGAGTTACATCATAATATTTAGTACTATGCATACGTGGAAACCAAATTTCATTACCATTTGTTTTCTCCTTTCCAGTAGCGATGTCTATCTTTTCATTATACTTTTTTCCCAATAAAAAGGGTGTTTTTTGTAAACCAAATTGATTTGCATTTA is drawn from Nonlabens dokdonensis DSW-6 and contains these coding sequences:
- a CDS encoding glycosyltransferase family 117 protein, with translation MMNQHLLKRFVENKSLWVFSIVAIILLSSARWSMGIWDSPEFAFAGANFQLTHAPGAPFYIIILNIFQGVFFFVTPYQSAVLLSILCSCVMSVYLFKTALLLHESYMKKAVLKETWLYGFIAVGIGGLNLTVWELSYEVEVYSMSGMFFSLLLYMIIQFYSDRISTAFFIKSVSILIFLSLGVHKLNLLILLPVFYVIIRKAKYHALLSNRFVSLLMSVLLLAITLFLHSLFLKFAVVIALFLQDYVAISQNLSFPLLGILLILIVAVLWYYKKAIATTILIASLFSYLWYVPFLNSPPEVGGYHISDTESLVNHINANQFGLQKTPFLLGKKYNEKIDIATGKEKTNGNEIWFPRMHSTKYYDVTQYPKWDDASIRNSHDGHHFTWSYQVYSLYLRYLGTNFLGRSNIHKNSGTHINHSVSSYLYNSNPLKGYYKIGSVDYLGIPLLFIFLGIIYSFKNVDLGIILGVTFLLTGLAIILYLNPAPGSLRVRERDYISFFSFIICGFYAMLGVLCFCNFFPKIKKVFLISTVVLTLLFVLQNFKVQNKSNEDFNEAFSTWILDSIPENSVVLANGDNLTFPYWYQLADSDRSVVWINIELLHLDSYRNQLYNYIISKVSLNSLSLRDPAFSKAIETNIIKEVVPMVDEDSELLRTAILSLLNDKQKLFLQSNWAIDNKIFVEQGMSSPYLLVDDNKVDLKDRALNLLSFKASDVHGMNSQEMNILLDFYIKKANYLTNQLIKNEQIDLANQLSKNVDLFYDKFDLPKDGNAFNIAARLYELKENKSAFELMENSIEQNIMLVEWMIEKKSPMNRQLTLEAAESKVNLLDQMLVNYNKINPTYIQNNLSKIQKVNTDYLEWKNSILNDI
- a CDS encoding methyltransferase domain-containing protein, translated to MIFSTEVASSQHKTDQPILNRCLAAYVALQDYHLGSTLEIGVGSGDGIKFYIDQTSSLTVVDKNLHLFNKNKSLNNFDAIKQVKAFLPDQKLSTSVKYDTILCFQFLEHIERDFELIKHLFDLLNDNGALFLTTPNKEESSGVNPWHYREYNQDDLQSLFKGVFKNIQFKGVFANEASYNYHLRSLKMSNKIKNTFLIKQYLKLPKFIQHFGYEWANRYNRIRISKKEKYVSKTEDYKIDHIQSSAGLLDFFVIAKK